A region of Piscinibacter gummiphilus DNA encodes the following proteins:
- a CDS encoding lipase secretion chaperone produces MITVDRPSPARRPLLAAAACAGLAALVWLAWPSVDPVDLPSAPTAAGAAGASTVTGPGSRPRVLPVPGSSEPVDPARMFDLGVAGDLRVDLETKTALDLIVAELGDNPSAEALAKLERSLRGGLPREAAEQVLAMVQSYRGYTQALARSTALQRPPQTPEEMRQLLAQDAALRRQHFDAATSNALFGVQEAYSRYTLDAQAIESDPRLSAVEKARQIHALRAALPGEVAELEPALSPKASELALRIAELRERGGTEAQVQALRTQYMGSDAASSIGEMDAQNAQWAERHQAFRQQRDALLATSPADPQAAVEQLMAQHFSAEELPGARAYDQQAKR; encoded by the coding sequence ATGATCACCGTCGACCGCCCCTCCCCCGCGCGCCGGCCACTCCTGGCGGCCGCGGCCTGCGCGGGCCTCGCCGCGCTGGTGTGGCTCGCCTGGCCGTCGGTGGATCCCGTCGACCTGCCGTCCGCACCCACGGCCGCCGGTGCCGCGGGCGCGTCGACCGTGACGGGCCCGGGTTCGCGCCCCCGCGTGCTGCCCGTGCCGGGCAGCAGCGAGCCGGTCGACCCCGCCCGCATGTTCGACCTGGGCGTGGCGGGTGACCTGCGCGTCGACCTGGAGACCAAGACTGCGCTCGACCTGATCGTGGCCGAACTCGGCGACAACCCGTCGGCCGAGGCGCTGGCGAAGCTCGAACGGTCGCTGCGCGGCGGGCTGCCCCGCGAGGCGGCCGAGCAGGTGCTGGCGATGGTGCAGTCCTACCGCGGCTACACGCAGGCCCTCGCGAGGTCGACGGCGCTGCAGCGCCCGCCGCAGACCCCGGAGGAGATGCGGCAGCTGCTGGCACAGGACGCCGCGCTGCGCCGCCAGCACTTCGACGCGGCCACGTCGAACGCGCTGTTCGGCGTGCAGGAGGCCTACTCGCGCTACACGCTCGACGCCCAGGCCATCGAGTCGGACCCGCGGCTCAGCGCCGTCGAGAAGGCCCGCCAGATCCACGCACTGCGCGCGGCGCTGCCGGGCGAGGTGGCCGAACTCGAACCGGCCCTGTCGCCGAAGGCGAGCGAACTCGCCCTGCGCATCGCCGAACTGCGCGAACGGGGCGGCACCGAGGCGCAGGTGCAGGCGCTGCGCACGCAGTACATGGGTTCGGACGCCGCGTCGAGCATCGGCGAGATGGACGCGCAGAACGCCCAGTGGGCCGAGCGGCACCAGGCCTTCCGGCAGCAGCGCGATGCGCTGCTGGCCACGTCACCGGCCGACCCGCAGGCGGCGGTGGAGCAGCTGATGGCGCAGCATTTCTCGGCGGAGGAGTTGCCCGGCGCCCGGGCCTACGATCAGCAGGCGAAGCGCTGA
- a CDS encoding ATP-binding protein: MPLAPDALQHLITRAEALITRLEAVLPHPLEAPDWSASTAFRYRKRSGGSRIEPVRHVARIRLDDIVEVDPQKERLVRNTLQFVTGHSANNVLLTGARGTGKSSLVKACLNEYAPQGLRLIEIDKHDLVDLPDILDLVTDRSERFIVFCDDLSFDEGEPGYKELKSILDGTVSQSADNVLIYATSNRRHLLPEYMKENLTYKHTEDGEVHPGEVVEEKISLSERFGLWVSFYPFSQDEYLAIVAQWLRGFGVSEEHIAAHRQESLVWALERGSRSGRVAFQYAKDLSGRLA, translated from the coding sequence ATGCCCCTCGCTCCCGACGCCCTGCAACACCTCATCACGCGCGCCGAGGCGCTGATCACCCGCCTCGAGGCCGTGCTGCCGCACCCGCTGGAAGCGCCCGACTGGTCGGCCTCGACGGCCTTCCGCTACCGCAAGCGCTCGGGTGGCAGCCGCATCGAGCCGGTGCGCCACGTGGCGCGCATCCGCCTCGACGACATCGTGGAGGTCGACCCGCAGAAGGAGCGCCTCGTGCGCAACACGCTGCAGTTCGTCACGGGCCACTCGGCCAACAACGTGCTGCTCACGGGCGCGCGCGGCACGGGCAAGAGCTCGCTCGTGAAGGCCTGCCTCAACGAATACGCGCCGCAGGGCCTGCGGCTGATCGAGATCGACAAGCACGACCTCGTCGACCTGCCCGACATTCTCGATCTGGTCACCGACCGGTCCGAGCGCTTCATCGTGTTCTGCGACGACCTGAGCTTCGACGAGGGCGAGCCCGGCTACAAGGAGCTCAAGTCCATCCTCGACGGCACCGTCTCGCAGTCGGCCGACAACGTGCTGATCTACGCCACCAGCAACCGCCGCCACCTGCTGCCCGAGTACATGAAGGAGAACCTCACGTACAAGCACACGGAGGACGGCGAGGTGCACCCGGGCGAGGTGGTCGAGGAGAAGATCTCGCTCAGCGAACGCTTCGGCCTGTGGGTGAGCTTCTACCCGTTCAGCCAGGACGAGTACCTCGCCATCGTGGCCCAGTGGCTGCGGGGCTTCGGCGTCTCCGAGGAGCACATCGCCGCCCACCGCCAGGAGAGCCTCGTGTGGGCGCTGGAGCGTGGCTCGCGATCGGGCCGCGTGGCCTTCCAGTACGCGAAGGACCTCAGCGGGAGGTTGGCATGA
- a CDS encoding pyrimidine 5'-nucleotidase, with amino-acid sequence MKKRPLPVWLFDLDNTLHDASFAAFGPTNQAMNDYIVEHVEVTEAEAALLRQRYWDRYGATLLGLVRHHGVRPHHFLEVTHRLPGLEERLRTSSHDRAALRRLPGRKYILTNAPRAYAMRVLDTLQLTSEFDGILCIEDMEMFGEHRPKPDRRMLRSVAARLKVRPSRCVLVEDTLQHQRAARGLGMRTVWMQRYLKRAESRTEVGRHPCPTPPYVCARIRSLRMLYRL; translated from the coding sequence TTGAAGAAGCGTCCCCTGCCGGTCTGGCTCTTCGACCTCGACAACACCCTGCACGACGCCTCGTTCGCGGCCTTCGGCCCCACGAACCAGGCCATGAACGACTACATCGTCGAACACGTGGAGGTGACCGAGGCCGAGGCGGCGCTGCTGCGGCAGCGCTACTGGGACCGGTACGGGGCCACGCTGCTCGGGCTGGTGCGGCACCACGGCGTGCGGCCGCACCACTTCCTCGAGGTGACGCACCGCCTGCCGGGCCTGGAGGAACGGCTGCGAACCAGCAGCCACGACCGCGCCGCGCTGCGGCGGTTGCCCGGCCGCAAGTACATCCTGACGAACGCCCCGCGGGCGTACGCGATGCGGGTGCTCGACACGCTGCAGCTCACGTCGGAGTTCGACGGCATCCTGTGCATCGAGGACATGGAGATGTTCGGCGAACACCGCCCGAAGCCGGACCGGCGGATGCTCCGTTCGGTGGCCGCCCGGCTCAAGGTCCGGCCGTCGCGGTGCGTGCTGGTGGAGGACACCCTGCAGCACCAGCGCGCCGCCCGGGGCCTCGGAATGCGCACGGTGTGGATGCAGCGCTACCTGAAGCGTGCGGAATCCCGCACGGAAGTCGGTAGACACCCTTGTCCGACGCCCCCCTATGTGTGTGCAAGAATCCGGTCGCTGAGGATGCTCTACAGGCTTTGA
- the dusB gene encoding tRNA dihydrouridine synthase DusB, giving the protein MNIGPITLPNRLFAAPMAGVTDRPFRQLCKRLGAGYAVSEMVTSRRELWNSLKTSRRANHDGEVAPISVQIAGTEPGMMAEAAAYNIDNGAQIIDINMGCPAKKVCTKWAGSALMQDEPLALQIVEAVVAAAAPRGVPVTLKMRTGWCNTERNAVAIARAAEQAGVAMVTVHGRTREQGYSGHAEYDTIAAVKAALRIPVVANGDIDSPEKARLVLDRTGADALMIGRAAQGRPWIFREIGHFLETGEHLPAPETAEAKAWLLEHLMDHYGLYGEYAGVRTARKHIGWAVRALPGGEAFRKFMNTLETCDTQVRAVTDWFDELAGHHPRLPTLEAGGDDSTEEELTTT; this is encoded by the coding sequence ATGAACATCGGCCCCATCACCCTGCCGAACCGGTTGTTCGCCGCCCCCATGGCCGGCGTCACGGACCGCCCGTTCCGCCAGCTGTGCAAGCGGCTGGGGGCCGGCTACGCGGTGAGCGAGATGGTGACGTCGCGGCGCGAACTGTGGAACAGCCTGAAGACCTCGCGCCGGGCCAACCACGACGGTGAAGTGGCGCCCATCTCCGTGCAGATCGCCGGCACCGAGCCCGGCATGATGGCCGAGGCCGCCGCGTACAACATCGACAACGGCGCCCAGATCATCGACATCAACATGGGCTGCCCGGCCAAGAAGGTGTGCACGAAGTGGGCGGGTTCCGCGCTGATGCAGGACGAACCGCTCGCGTTGCAGATCGTGGAAGCCGTGGTGGCCGCCGCCGCGCCGCGCGGCGTGCCGGTCACGCTCAAGATGCGCACCGGCTGGTGCAACACCGAACGCAACGCCGTGGCCATCGCCCGCGCCGCCGAACAGGCCGGCGTCGCGATGGTGACCGTGCACGGCCGCACGCGCGAGCAGGGCTACAGCGGCCACGCCGAGTACGACACCATCGCCGCGGTGAAGGCCGCGCTGCGCATCCCCGTGGTGGCCAACGGCGACATCGACTCGCCCGAAAAGGCCCGCCTCGTGCTGGACCGCACCGGCGCCGACGCCCTGATGATCGGCCGTGCGGCACAGGGCCGCCCATGGATCTTCCGCGAGATCGGCCACTTCCTCGAGACCGGCGAACACCTGCCCGCGCCCGAGACGGCCGAGGCGAAGGCCTGGCTGCTCGAACACCTGATGGACCACTACGGCCTCTACGGCGAATACGCCGGCGTGCGCACCGCGCGCAAGCACATCGGCTGGGCCGTGCGCGCCCTGCCCGGCGGCGAGGCCTTCCGCAAATTCATGAACACGCTCGAGACCTGCGACACGCAGGTCCGGGCCGTGACCGACTGGTTCGACGAACTGGCCGGCCACCACCCCCGCCTGCCCACCCTCGAGGCCGGCGGTGACGACTCAACCGAAGAAGAACTGACGACCACATGA
- the slmA gene encoding nucleoid occlusion factor SlmA produces MTDTTPTPEDSVVAPAEGAEAPVRKRPKPGERRVQILQTLAAMLEQPGAERITTAALAGRLEVSEAALYRHFASKAQMFEGLIEFIEQSVFSLVNQITERGDSGAVQARQILTVVLQFSEKNPGMTRVMVGDALVFENERLVARMNQFFDRIESQLRQSLRGVAESNGSSTPTVDANAQASVLTGFVVGRLQRYARSGFKRSPVEHLDAALDLLVAG; encoded by the coding sequence ATGACCGACACCACGCCCACCCCTGAAGACTCGGTCGTTGCCCCCGCGGAAGGCGCGGAAGCGCCGGTGCGCAAGCGCCCGAAGCCGGGCGAGCGCCGCGTCCAGATCCTCCAGACCCTCGCCGCCATGCTCGAGCAGCCCGGCGCCGAACGCATCACCACGGCCGCGCTGGCCGGCCGGCTGGAGGTGTCCGAAGCGGCCCTCTACCGCCATTTCGCCAGCAAGGCCCAGATGTTCGAGGGGCTCATCGAGTTCATCGAGCAGAGCGTCTTCTCCCTCGTGAACCAGATCACCGAACGTGGTGACTCGGGCGCGGTCCAGGCCCGCCAGATCCTCACCGTGGTGCTGCAGTTCAGCGAGAAGAACCCCGGCATGACCCGCGTGATGGTGGGCGATGCCCTGGTGTTCGAGAACGAACGCCTCGTGGCGCGCATGAACCAGTTCTTCGACCGCATCGAATCGCAGCTGCGCCAGAGCCTGCGCGGTGTTGCCGAGTCGAACGGCTCCAGCACCCCCACGGTGGACGCCAACGCCCAGGCCTCGGTGCTGACCGGCTTCGTGGTGGGGCGCCTGCAGCGCTACGCCCGGTCGGGCTTCAAGCGCAGCCCGGTCGAGCACCTCGACGCGGCGCTGGACCTGCTGGTCGCGGGCTGA
- the purH gene encoding bifunctional phosphoribosylaminoimidazolecarboxamide formyltransferase/IMP cyclohydrolase — MQALLSVSDKTGVLDFARELNALGVKLLSTGGTAKLLADAGLPVTEVADHTGFPEMLDGRVKTLHPTIHGGLLARRDVPEHMAALTKHNIATIDLLVVNLYPFEATVAKAGCTVEDAIENIDIGGPAMVRSAAKNWKDVAVLTDASQYAGVLAELKKDKAVSRATKFALSVAAFNRISNYDAAISDYLSSLQVDGDVTGVPARSEFPAQSNARFVKLQDLRYGENPHQAAAFYRDLHPAPGSLVTAKQLQGKELSYNNIADADAAWECVKSFDTPACVIVKHANPCGVAIGANAAEAYGKAFKTDSTSAFGGIIAFNTEVDVAAATAVSKQFVEVLIAPSFSAEALALFAAKPNARVLQIALPPGGATAWEQGRNLQDVKRVGSGLLIQTADNRELDKSELKVVSAKQPTPTELEDLLFAWKVAKYVKSNAIVFCGGGMTLGVGAGQMSRIDSARIASIKAENAGLTLKGSAVASDAFFPFRDGLDVVVDAGATAVIQPGGSMRDDEVIAAANERGIVMVLTGVRHFRH; from the coding sequence ATGCAAGCCCTCCTCTCCGTCTCCGACAAGACCGGCGTCCTCGACTTCGCCCGCGAACTCAACGCCCTCGGCGTCAAGCTGCTCTCCACCGGCGGCACCGCGAAGCTCCTGGCCGACGCCGGCCTGCCCGTCACCGAAGTCGCCGACCACACCGGCTTTCCCGAGATGCTCGACGGCCGCGTGAAGACGCTGCACCCGACCATCCACGGCGGCCTGCTGGCCCGCCGCGACGTGCCCGAGCACATGGCCGCGCTGACGAAGCACAACATCGCCACCATCGACCTGCTGGTCGTGAACCTGTACCCGTTCGAGGCCACCGTGGCCAAGGCCGGCTGCACGGTGGAAGACGCCATCGAGAACATCGACATCGGCGGCCCGGCCATGGTGCGTTCGGCCGCGAAGAACTGGAAGGACGTGGCCGTGCTGACCGACGCGTCGCAGTACGCCGGCGTGCTGGCCGAACTGAAGAAGGACAAGGCCGTGAGCCGCGCCACGAAGTTCGCGCTGTCGGTGGCCGCGTTCAACCGCATCTCGAACTACGACGCCGCCATCAGCGACTACCTGTCGTCGCTGCAGGTCGACGGCGACGTGACCGGCGTGCCGGCGCGCAGCGAGTTCCCCGCCCAGAGCAACGCCCGCTTCGTCAAGCTCCAGGACCTTCGCTACGGCGAAAACCCGCACCAGGCCGCCGCGTTCTACCGCGACCTGCACCCGGCCCCCGGCTCGCTCGTCACCGCGAAGCAGCTGCAGGGCAAGGAACTCTCGTACAACAACATCGCCGACGCCGACGCCGCGTGGGAATGCGTGAAGAGCTTCGACACGCCCGCCTGCGTGATCGTCAAGCACGCCAACCCGTGCGGCGTGGCCATCGGCGCCAACGCGGCCGAGGCCTACGGCAAGGCCTTCAAGACCGACTCCACGTCGGCCTTCGGCGGCATCATCGCCTTCAACACCGAGGTGGACGTGGCCGCGGCCACCGCCGTGTCGAAGCAGTTCGTCGAGGTGCTGATCGCCCCGAGCTTCTCGGCCGAGGCCCTCGCCCTCTTCGCCGCCAAGCCCAACGCCCGCGTGCTGCAGATCGCGCTGCCGCCGGGTGGCGCCACCGCGTGGGAACAGGGCCGCAACCTGCAGGACGTCAAGCGCGTCGGTTCGGGCCTGCTGATCCAGACCGCCGACAACCGCGAGCTCGACAAGTCCGAACTGAAGGTCGTGAGCGCCAAGCAGCCCACGCCCACCGAACTGGAAGACCTGCTGTTCGCGTGGAAGGTCGCCAAGTACGTCAAGAGCAACGCCATCGTCTTCTGCGGCGGCGGCATGACCCTCGGCGTGGGCGCCGGCCAGATGAGCCGCATCGACTCGGCCCGCATCGCCAGCATCAAGGCCGAGAACGCCGGCCTCACGCTCAAGGGTTCGGCCGTCGCGAGCGACGCCTTCTTCCCGTTCCGTGACGGCCTCGACGTCGTGGTCGACGCCGGCGCCACCGCCGTCATCCAGCCGGGTGGCAGCATGCGCGACGACGAGGTGATCGCCGCCGCGAACGAACGCGGCATCGTGATGGTGCTGACCGGCGTCCGTCACTTCCGCCACTGA
- a CDS encoding YqaA family protein, which yields MDAWIESVKALLALPGVGLGGLFVAAFLSATLLPLGSEALLYAVLAADRSLMVPAVLVATLGNTLGGAVTWWMGRGAEQLYERLGTSPHHDRGRRWLTRFGPMACVFAWLPVVGDPLCAVAGWLRLPFWPCLAWMALGKFLRYAALTALFVGASMPTAMPG from the coding sequence ATGGATGCCTGGATCGAGTCGGTGAAGGCCCTGCTCGCCTTGCCCGGTGTCGGCCTCGGCGGCCTGTTCGTGGCTGCCTTCCTGTCGGCCACGCTGCTGCCGCTCGGGTCCGAGGCGCTGCTCTACGCGGTGCTCGCCGCCGACCGTTCGCTGATGGTGCCCGCGGTGCTCGTGGCCACGCTGGGCAACACCTTGGGTGGCGCGGTCACCTGGTGGATGGGACGTGGCGCCGAGCAGCTGTACGAACGCCTGGGCACGTCGCCGCACCACGACCGGGGTAGGCGCTGGCTCACGCGCTTCGGCCCGATGGCCTGCGTGTTCGCGTGGCTGCCGGTGGTGGGCGACCCGCTGTGCGCGGTGGCCGGTTGGCTGCGGCTGCCGTTCTGGCCGTGCCTCGCGTGGATGGCCCTCGGCAAGTTCCTGCGTTATGCGGCCTTGACCGCGCTGTTCGTGGGGGCGTCGATGCCAACCGCGATGCCGGGGTAA
- a CDS encoding phasin family protein produces the protein MVKKTDNPNPDFVNTVRESAQQIWLAGLGAFAKAQAEGGKVFETLVQEGTTIQRKTQAAAEEKFGEMGSRWSGLAGDMTSKAGQQWDKLESIFEDRTARALTRLGVPSAKQVEDLEARVAELAEQVAKLQKAAAPARPAAAKRSAARSATPTAGTKPSARKRASP, from the coding sequence ATGGTCAAGAAGACGGACAACCCGAACCCCGATTTCGTCAACACGGTCCGCGAGTCGGCCCAGCAGATCTGGCTGGCCGGCCTCGGGGCTTTCGCGAAGGCGCAGGCCGAGGGTGGCAAGGTGTTCGAGACCCTCGTCCAGGAAGGCACCACCATCCAGCGCAAGACCCAGGCCGCCGCCGAGGAGAAGTTCGGCGAGATGGGCTCGCGCTGGAGCGGCCTGGCCGGCGACATGACGTCGAAGGCGGGCCAGCAGTGGGACAAGCTGGAGTCGATCTTCGAGGACCGCACGGCCCGCGCCCTCACCCGCCTGGGCGTGCCCAGCGCGAAGCAGGTGGAAGACCTCGAGGCCCGCGTGGCCGAGCTGGCCGAGCAGGTGGCGAAGCTGCAGAAGGCGGCGGCACCGGCCCGTCCGGCGGCGGCGAAGCGGTCCGCCGCGCGGTCGGCCACGCCCACCGCGGGCACGAAGCCGTCGGCACGCAAGCGCGCCTCGCCCTGA
- a CDS encoding helix-turn-helix domain-containing protein encodes MSKKHIEECIRDSLEVYFKDLRGVEPTAMYDMMLKVTERPLLDVVMKHADGNQSKAAEWLGINRNTLRRKLLDHKMIK; translated from the coding sequence ATGAGCAAGAAGCACATCGAGGAATGCATCCGCGACAGCCTGGAGGTCTATTTCAAGGACCTGCGCGGCGTCGAGCCCACCGCCATGTACGACATGATGCTCAAGGTCACCGAGCGCCCGCTGCTCGACGTGGTGATGAAACACGCCGACGGGAACCAGAGCAAGGCGGCCGAGTGGCTCGGCATCAACCGCAACACCCTGCGACGCAAGCTGCTCGACCACAAGATGATCAAGTGA
- the argB gene encoding acetylglutamate kinase, whose amino-acid sequence MSHEPPAAHDLTHIAPRDKAEILAEALPYIRKFHGKTIVIKYGGNAMTDPALQQDFAEDVVLLKLVGMNPVVVHGGGPQIEDALAKIGKKGTFIQGMRVTDEETMEVVEWVLAGQVQQDIVGLINVAGGKAVGLTGRDGGLIRARKLRMVDHKDPSVVHDVGQVGEIESIDPSVVKALQDDQFIPVISPLGFGANNENYNINADVVAGKLAEVLKAEKLMMLTNIPGVLDKAGNLLTNLSAREIDELFADGTISGGMLPKIASALEAAKNGVTAVHIIDGRVPHSMLLEILSEQAYGTMIRSH is encoded by the coding sequence ATGAGCCACGAGCCCCCTGCTGCCCACGACCTGACCCACATCGCGCCCCGTGACAAGGCCGAGATCCTGGCCGAGGCCCTGCCGTACATCCGCAAGTTCCACGGCAAGACCATCGTGATCAAGTACGGCGGCAACGCGATGACCGATCCGGCGCTGCAGCAGGACTTCGCCGAAGACGTGGTGCTGCTCAAGCTCGTCGGCATGAACCCGGTGGTGGTGCACGGTGGCGGCCCGCAGATCGAGGACGCCCTCGCGAAGATCGGCAAGAAGGGCACGTTCATCCAGGGCATGCGCGTCACCGACGAGGAGACGATGGAAGTCGTCGAATGGGTGCTCGCCGGCCAGGTGCAGCAGGACATCGTGGGCCTGATCAACGTCGCGGGCGGCAAGGCCGTGGGCCTGACGGGGCGTGACGGCGGCCTGATCCGCGCGCGCAAGCTGCGCATGGTGGACCACAAGGACCCGAGCGTCGTGCACGACGTGGGCCAGGTCGGCGAGATCGAATCCATCGACCCGTCGGTGGTCAAGGCGTTGCAGGACGACCAGTTCATCCCCGTGATCTCGCCGCTGGGCTTCGGCGCGAACAACGAGAACTACAACATCAACGCCGACGTCGTGGCCGGCAAGCTGGCCGAGGTGCTCAAGGCCGAGAAGCTGATGATGCTGACGAACATCCCGGGCGTGCTCGACAAGGCCGGCAACCTGCTGACCAACCTGTCGGCGCGCGAGATCGACGAGCTCTTCGCCGACGGCACCATCAGCGGCGGCATGCTGCCGAAGATCGCCTCGGCGCTCGAGGCCGCGAAGAACGGCGTGACCGCGGTGCACATCATCGACGGCCGCGTGCCGCACTCGATGCTGCTCGAAATTCTCTCCGAGCAAGCCTACGGCACGATGATCAGAAGCCATTGA
- a CDS encoding esterase/lipase family protein produces the protein MKINAKWIAAAALTVCSVGSALAQSEPVVFVHGYSGNSSNFSSIMGRMTASGYPANKLYGFNYSSLLVSDTASGRELASYVRNVRAANGNAKVAIVAHSNGGLVTRSFLVNEGGQAATRRFVSLGSPHSGTTSAWACFSPACFDMRAGSLFLLQLAGRGCDRSLWSSVDGVILPASSARCGSSTQVASVDHLTLLTNQSVYNSLRTALR, from the coding sequence ATGAAGATCAATGCAAAGTGGATTGCAGCCGCGGCGCTGACCGTCTGTTCCGTGGGCTCGGCCCTCGCGCAATCCGAACCCGTCGTGTTCGTGCACGGCTACAGCGGCAACTCGAGCAATTTCAGCTCGATCATGGGCCGCATGACCGCCAGCGGCTACCCGGCCAACAAGCTCTACGGCTTCAACTACAGCTCGCTGCTGGTCAGCGACACGGCCAGCGGCCGTGAACTCGCCTCGTACGTGCGCAACGTGCGCGCCGCGAACGGCAACGCCAAGGTCGCCATCGTCGCGCACTCCAACGGCGGCCTCGTGACCCGTTCGTTCCTCGTGAACGAAGGCGGCCAGGCGGCCACGCGCCGCTTCGTGAGCCTCGGCTCGCCGCACTCGGGCACCACGTCGGCCTGGGCCTGCTTCAGCCCCGCCTGTTTCGACATGCGCGCCGGTTCGCTGTTCCTGCTGCAGCTGGCCGGCCGCGGCTGCGACCGCTCGCTGTGGTCGTCGGTCGACGGCGTGATCCTGCCCGCCTCCAGCGCGCGCTGCGGCAGCAGCACGCAGGTGGCGAGCGTGGACCACCTGACGCTGCTGACGAACCAGAGCGTCTACAACAGCCTGCGCACCGCACTGCGGTGA
- a CDS encoding peptidylprolyl isomerase, giving the protein MLYPRTRTWRRGLAACALLAAGIAGAAHKVQNTPVAWVNGQAIQRTTLVELLNLRNGSGDNTGRPLPPVTLEDRQRALDDIIQMELIAQKARDQGLTATPEAASELAYQRDQVLSQRLLRLLTQETVVDEAAVRERHAAIPTEHEVSVRHIVLADEAAARDTIVRLDAGASFADLARKRSIDKESRRQGGLLPTMKTTSFVPPFAAAAIAQAPGRHSAEPVHTEFGWHVIRVESRREIPPPSFEEARGWLGPQWVNEKVDEQVTAWRRAADVKVLQPLGDGPLADTSGVVATVDGRPIPRVMLEQLVKARNGIENPYDPVDPNQPARPLAGREATLEELVMTEVLAHQARERKLDENPSVLAEADLQEKTIAGRMYVRWLISQTRIGTDELKALYRSDVPVHDFKVSQIVVAEEAQATALIARLDQGARFPVLAREFSLDDGTKKQGGSMGWLLNNQMPTAVSAVVRPLKPGRHAAKPVRTEAGWVIVRLDAVRPTARRPGLDEATAWLYPKLMNDKVQVRLQQLRASADIQLVQ; this is encoded by the coding sequence ATGCTGTACCCCCGCACCCGCACCTGGCGGCGCGGTCTGGCCGCGTGCGCCCTGCTCGCGGCCGGCATCGCCGGCGCCGCCCACAAGGTCCAGAACACCCCCGTGGCCTGGGTCAACGGCCAGGCCATCCAGCGCACCACCCTCGTGGAACTGCTGAACCTGCGCAACGGCTCCGGAGACAACACCGGCCGGCCGCTGCCACCGGTCACGCTCGAAGACCGCCAGCGTGCGCTCGACGACATCATCCAGATGGAACTCATCGCGCAGAAGGCGCGCGACCAGGGCCTCACCGCCACGCCCGAGGCAGCCAGCGAACTCGCGTACCAGCGCGACCAGGTGCTGAGCCAGCGGCTGCTGCGCCTGCTGACGCAGGAGACCGTGGTCGACGAGGCCGCAGTGCGCGAACGGCATGCCGCGATCCCCACCGAACACGAGGTGAGCGTGCGCCACATCGTGCTCGCCGACGAGGCCGCCGCCCGCGACACCATCGTGCGGCTCGACGCCGGCGCCTCGTTCGCCGACCTCGCCCGCAAGCGGTCGATCGACAAGGAGTCCCGCCGCCAGGGCGGGCTGCTGCCCACGATGAAGACCACGTCGTTCGTACCGCCCTTCGCCGCGGCGGCGATCGCGCAGGCGCCCGGGCGCCACAGCGCCGAGCCGGTGCACACCGAGTTCGGCTGGCACGTCATCCGCGTCGAATCGCGCCGCGAGATCCCGCCGCCGTCCTTCGAGGAGGCGCGCGGCTGGCTCGGACCGCAGTGGGTCAACGAAAAGGTGGACGAGCAGGTCACCGCCTGGCGCCGGGCGGCCGACGTGAAGGTGCTGCAGCCGCTCGGCGACGGCCCGCTCGCCGACACGAGCGGGGTCGTCGCCACCGTCGACGGCCGACCCATTCCGCGTGTCATGCTCGAGCAGCTGGTGAAGGCCCGCAACGGCATCGAGAACCCGTACGACCCCGTGGATCCGAACCAGCCGGCGCGCCCGCTGGCGGGCCGGGAAGCCACGCTCGAGGAACTCGTGATGACCGAGGTCCTCGCGCACCAGGCCCGCGAGCGCAAGCTCGACGAGAACCCGTCGGTGCTGGCCGAGGCGGACCTGCAGGAGAAGACGATCGCGGGGCGCATGTACGTGCGCTGGCTGATCTCGCAGACCCGCATCGGCACCGACGAACTGAAGGCGCTGTACCGCAGCGACGTGCCCGTGCACGACTTCAAGGTGAGCCAGATCGTCGTGGCCGAGGAGGCGCAGGCCACCGCGCTGATCGCCCGGCTCGACCAGGGCGCCCGCTTCCCGGTGCTGGCGCGCGAGTTCTCGCTCGACGACGGCACGAAGAAGCAGGGCGGCTCGATGGGCTGGCTGCTGAACAACCAGATGCCCACGGCGGTCTCGGCCGTCGTGCGGCCGCTCAAGCCCGGACGCCATGCCGCGAAGCCGGTGCGCACCGAGGCCGGCTGGGTCATCGTGCGGCTCGATGCCGTGCGGCCCACGGCGCGCCGCCCCGGCCTCGACGAGGCCACGGCGTGGCTGTACCCGAAGCTGATGAACGACAAGGTGCAGGTGCGGCTGCAGCAGCTGCGCGCCAGCGCCGACATCCAGCTCGTCCAATGA